In Symphalangus syndactylus isolate Jambi chromosome 9, NHGRI_mSymSyn1-v2.1_pri, whole genome shotgun sequence, the genomic stretch gtccgggcacggtggctcatggctgtaatcccagcactttgggaggccgaggcggctggatcacttgaggccaagagtttgagaccagcctggccaacatgttgaaaccctgtctctactaaaactacaaaaattagccgggcatggtggcgggcgcctataatcccagctactagggaggctgaggcatgagaatagcttgaacctaggaggcggaggttgcaatgagctgagattgcaccactacagtccagccttggtgacaggagactcagtctgaaaaaaagaaaatccattccCTGTCCCACTGCCTGAGCTTAGGCAGCGGGAAGCTCAGGCCCCAGCACAGGGAAGGGCTCTTAGGTgtgggagggagatggggagaggtAGGAAGCAGTGTTTCTGCAGGGTGACCCATCACCTTGACAGGATAATAATCCCTTAGTTGTCTCCAAATTGCCTGGTTCCTTATCCACTCCGAACGCCTTCCACCTGCGGACAATGAGATACTGGTGGGCAAACCCCTGGAGccacctcccctcacccccacgtTCCCACCATCTCTGGCTACCTGGGCCCCCGTCCGGAGCTCACCTTGGTTGGGTGTGTCCCAGTCCACATAGAGCCACACCAAGTAAAAAACAGAGAAGGGCCAGAGTGACGTGAAAAGGAGGACAAagacaagaagagagaagaaagggcctgggggaagggagagaaagaaaagagttcACTTCTGAAACTCCATCATTCCCTCCAGctgctcccttcccttcctccccttcagAACAACCAGCTATCTCCTCTGGCCCTCTCCCAGACCAGTCACCTGGTCACTGTCCTCAGGCATGCAAGCCAGCAGCCCAGCCACTCTCCCTCCAAGCCCTACACCCCTAGCAGACCCCAGGCACCCACGCCTCCCCCGCTCTCACCCATGAAGAGGAAAGTGAGCACATATTGGTAGGCGCCCACTGCTTCTAGATGCTGCTTCTGCAGGGTTTTGGAAGTGGCTGGGGGCAGCGGGGCTGTGGCAACTCCCATTGCAGAAGCTCCCCTCTTCCAGCAGGATCCCAGAACCCGGAGGACAAATGATGAAGGCTTGGATGTGGACCTGGGCAGACTTTCTCCCTACAGGAGCCCAGCCTTGGGGGCCTGGCTAAGTCGCAAATCACCTCCCAGAGTAGCGTGTGTCCATAGGTGCGTGAGTGGGGAGATCTTTGGATCCGGAGCCCCAGAGGTCTCTGGGTTTTTTCTCTGCCTGATCTTTGAACTTCCTGTCAGTCACCAGCCTGGGCTGGCtgctgggtggggctgggaggcCTAAGGGGTGTGCAAGGGAGAGGTGACACCCGAGTGCCTCAGGAATTGATTTGGAGTGGACAAGAGTGATCTGGCTAGCCCCACCCACTGGGTGCTGGAAGGGGCCAGGAACCCTGCTGAGACTATTTGACCTCcagtggggggggggggcgggggggcctGGTCCGGGCGTCTCCAGGAATATCAAGGTCATCACCCCTGCCTGGACCTCCCCCgccatgcacaaacacacacaggctGCAGGTCTGTTTGccacctttaatttttttctttttcttttttttctttttattttttttttcagacgttgtctcactcagtcacccaggctggagtgcagtggcacgatctcggctcactgcaacctctgcctcccgggttcaaacgattctcctgcctcagcctccccagtagctaggattacaggtgcgccaccacgtctggctaatttttttttttttttgtatttttaatagagacggggtttcaccatgatggccaggctggtctcgaactcctgacctcaagtgatccacccgcctcggcctcccaaagtgctgggatcacaggcgtgagccaccgcgcccggccgccaatCTTTAATTTCACTTCCCCACCTGCAGTCACCCAGCGGACAGGCGAGGCCAGGCGGTGGGGCGCGCCTAGGTGAGGACCAGGTGTCTGTCGGCTGGGACACCATAGCGCGCCTTGTGCTCCTCGAAGAGCTGCGTGAGTCGCCCCACGTAGCGCGCTTGCAGCGAGTCCACCTGGGCCGGACTGGGCGGGGGGCTCTGCTGCGCGGGAATCGCCGCTCCCACTGCGGGCGGGACGGGAGGCGATCGGGGCTGGGATCCCCGgttctcctcctctcttcctccttccctcccttcggCCCGTGGGGATAGGCGGGAACAGTTCAGGGCTGGCGCGGTGGCCAAAGGCCAGTCTGGGTGGCGAGGCCCCAACCCGGGACGGGGAGGGAGCGGGCCCTGGGCCAGGATGGGGGGCGGGGGCCGGGGCTCACCGACGGTGCGGATGGGCGCGCGGAAGGGCAGCGGGCGGCCCCGGCGGCCCAGGAACAGCGGCAGGGCCACGCTTAGCAGCGGATGCAGAGCCTCTTGCGCCCCCCACACCCACGAGCTCGGCGGATTCGGGAACCGCTGGAAGAGCTCGTTCTCCCTGGAGAAGACAGGCACTAGGGAGGCCGCAGGGGAGCAGGGCGCGGCTGACTCCTGGCCCCGGGGTCCGCGGGTGGTGCCACTCTGCTCCTCCCCGGCCCGGCAGCCCTGGCATCCCCACCGGGTCACGCTCGGGTCCTCACCCGAGTTCCAGAGTTGCCTTAACGAATCTCTTCTGATTCCGAATCCGCAAGCTCAGTTGTCCGGGTTTTGCCTCCAGCGCCTCCAGGGGCCCTCCCACGGCCAGGACAGCCACCTGGCCACCCCTGAGGCAGCGGGGCCTTGACAAAGGAGACCAAACCTGGGGGGAGGGCAGAAGCTGGGGGACCCAACGCCTGggtcttatttacttatttatttagggacggagtcttgctctgttgcccaggctggagtacagtggcctgatcttggttcactgcatccttgaccttcagggctcaagtgatcctcccacctcaagcctcccagtagctgggaccacaggtgtgtaccaccacacctggctaaatttttgtttttgtttttcgttatgtagagatggggtttcactgtgttcagaccaggctggtcttgaactcctggccttaagtgatcctctcgcttgcgcctcccaaagtgctgggattacaggtgtgaaccaccgcacccagccaaagccTGGGACTTGGAAAGAAGAGTGGAGAGGACATGGGGAAAGGAGAGCTGGGCCCCAGAATCCCCTGGGAGGAGGATGGAGGGGCGGGAGACAGCAGCAAGGTCCCCCTCTTCTCACCACCTGACGTGATGTAGTCCCGGAAGAAGGGGAGATGGAACCAACAAGGCAGCATGAGCAGGTGTGGCGGGAGCTCCGGGAAGAGGCAGGAGACGCCCGTGGGCTCTGTGCAGAAGTTGGCGAAGGCTCCCACGACCAGGACCCCGTGAGGGTGGAAGTCAAAGAGGTAGTTCCAGGAGGGGTCCAACTCTGCAGTTTTAACTAACTGGGAAGCAGATGGGCGCACCCCACCCCAAGAGTGAGattgcactttgggagatggTGGTCCCAAGAGTCTATTCTGAAGCCCCAACCGCACCCAGCACCCCACGGCCCAGGTTCTCACCGAGAGGGGGAAGTAGTCACGGTAATGTCTCCAAACTGCCCAGTTGCAAACCCAGGCAGATCTGTGGCCTCCAGCCCTGGGTGTGTTTCTATCCCAATAGAGCCAGACCAGGTAGAGGACCACCAGCATCCAAGCCCAGCTGAGGAATGCAAGAGCCAGGCTGCCAGGTGCACCTGGGCTGGAAGACGGGGCAGGGGGAGCTCACAGTACAGGTGTTTAAGCCCAAGGCTTCCCTCTGCCCCCTTCCATTCCACCTGCTTCCCAAACTCCCTCCCTACACCTCCTCCCTTGGGGTAAAGGAAAACAGATCACCAGCTGCTGGGGCCCTGCCCAGATCCCCAGGCCTTGGGGACTCACCAAGCCCTAAGAAGGAGAAGACCCATTGCGGGACAGCAAACACTTGGAGACCCCTTcggaggaggctggaggaggccacCATATTCTGGAGGAACATCACACGGGGGCCATCCCCATTTCTTAAGCACATCTCCTTTTGGCTCAACACACTAGCCCTGACCCTTGACCTTGGTCCCGCCCCCATTTCCGCCCCCTTTGCTGCTCTGCACACTGGAGCCCCAGGCTCCCAGGGAAGGAATCATTACCTGGGCTCACAAGGCTATGACCAATGGGACCAACAGAGATGACCAGGGGTGTGGCCCAGCGCCTGGGGGAGGTGTTTGAACTCTGCAGAGGTCAGGGGGGCTGGTCAGTTGTGGCAACTCAgccctgtaatccctgcacactttgggaagccaaggataatttgagtccaggagttcaaccagccggggcaacaaagcaagaccctatctctaccaaaaaaaaaaaaaaaaaaattaggccgggcgcggtggctcacgcttgtaatcccagcactttgggaggccgaggcgggcggatcatgaggtcaggagatcgagaccacggtgaaaccccgtctctactaaaaatacaaaaaaattagccgggtgtggtggtgggcgcctgtagtcccagctacttggagaggctgaggcaggagaatggcgtgaacccgggaggcgaggcagagcttgcagtgagccgagatcgcgccactgcactccagcctgggtgatagagcgagactccgtcttacaaaaaaaaaaaaaaaaaaaattcaaaaaacattagctgtgtgtggtggcacatgcctatagtcttagctacttgggaggctgaggcaggaggattgcttgagcccaggaggttgagactgtaagtgagccatgattataccactgcactccagcctgggcaacagaggctgtctcaaaaaacaaaaacaaagcaaagtaaaaacccccaaaaaacaaaacaacaaccaaaacaacaaaacacagaaaCTAGGACCCTCTGGGAAGGAGAGAGGTGGTCTGAATGGGGTGTCCTACAAAGGGCAGGGCTCCCCCACGAATCAAAACAGCCCGAAAACCTGCCAGTCATCGGGGCTGGTCCCTGAGGCCTAGGACCTGCAAGAGTGGCTTAGGCCTCTGTGGGAGGACACTTGCCAAGAGGTGTTTTCTCCTGTCCCTACTTGTCTTGCAGCCATCCACAGGACATGGGACGAGGGTAGTGGGGCCCAGGGCGAGATGGATTCTAAAGTCTGGCCAGAACGGTGCTCAATCCCACAGAAAGGGAACCAACCAGGTGATCAGCCCCACCTAGCAGGAAGGAAGGCTCCTTAAAGGAGATTTTCCCTGAAGACTagacaggaggaaggaaagggattccaggccaggtttggtggctcacacctgtaattccaccactttgggaggcctagatgggagGATCGCGTGACGccgggtgttcgagaccagcctggtcaacatagtgagaccccccccgccatctcaaaaaaatagagataaggctaggtgcggtggctcacactagtaatcccagcactttgggaagccgaggagggtggatcacttgaggtcaggagtttgagaccagcctgaccaacatggtgaaaaccagtctctactaaaaatactaaaattagctgggcatggtggcaggtgcctgtagtctcagctattcaggaggctgaggcaggagaatcgcttgagcccgggaggtggaggttgcagttagctgagatcgcaccactgcactccagcctgggtgacagagtaagactctatctcaaaaataaataaataaaaaggccgggcatggtggctcacacctgtaatcccagcactttgggaggctgatgcgggcggatcacctgaggtcaggagttcgagaccagcctgaccaacatggagaaaccccttctctactaaaaatacaaaattagccgggtgtggtggcacatgcctgtaatcctagctactcgggaggctgaggcaggagaatcacttgaacccgggaggcagaggttgcggtgagctgagatcgtgccattgcactccagcctgagcaacaagagcgaaactccatctcaaaaataaataaataaatataaaaataaaaaataggccgggcgcagtagctcaagcctgtaatcccagcactttgggaggccgaggcgggaggatcacgaggtcaggagatggagaccatcctggctaacacagtgaaaccccgtctctactaaaaatacaaaaaaaaaaaaaattagccgagcatggtggcaggcgcctgtagtcccagctactcgggaggctggcgcaggagaatggcgtgaacccgggaggcagaacttgcagtgagccgagattgcgccactgcactccagcctgggcgacagagtgagactctgtctcaaaaaaataaataaataaaataaaataaaaataaaaataaataaattttaaaaaagaggattCTAGATGTGGATGGTGAGCTGTTGTAGGCAAGAGATATCTTAGGAGAGGTGAACAAGCCTGtttgatgtgtgtgtatatatatatatatatatatagataaataggttttttttttttttttcagacggagtctcgctctgtggcccaggctggagtgcagtggcgcaatctcggctcactgcaaattctgcctcctgggttcatgccattctcctgcctcagcctccagagtagctgggactaccggcacctgctaccatgcccagctaatgtttcgtatttttagtagagacagggtttcaccatgttagccaagatggtctcgatcgcctcgtgatccacctgcctcggcctcccaaagtgctgggattacaggcatgagccaccatgcctagcctatatatatgttttgaatcaaggtctcaccctgtcacccaggctggagtgcagtggctcagtcatagctcactgtagcctccaactcctgggctcaagtgatcttcccacctgagcctcctgagtagctgggactataggcatgcaccaccatgcccagtaatttatttttatttatttattatttatttagaaactgatgtttattttccatcAACTTTATTTCCACGTTGCTTAAGAGCCCAtgcaagggccgggcgcggtggctcacgcctgtaatcccagcactttgggaggctgaggtgagtggatcacctgaggtcaggagttcaagaccagcctggccaacatggtgaaaccccgtctctactaaaaatacaaaaatcagccgggtgtggtggcacacgcctgtaatcccagctacttgggaggctgaggcaggagaatcagcttGAACCTggtagacggaggttgcagtgagccaagattgcagcactgcactccagctgggcgacagagagagactctgtctcaaaatctgtctcaaaaaaaaaaaaaagaaagaaagaaaagagctcGTGCAAGAACAGCTTAAGACCATTCAGTTGTTGCTCCTACCCATCCAGTGGCCTGAGcggtgggagctgcagaccagtctTCCGTGGCAGGCTGAATGCTCCAGTCTTCAGTAGGGAACTGCTGGATAGCACAGAGGGCACCTGCATGCCTTCAGACCAGTCTGCAACCTCAGGTTGAGTAGCAGTGAACTCAGGAGCCGGAGCAGTCCATTCACCCTGAAATTCCTCCTTGTCACAGCCTTTTCAGCAGCagcctgctcttctttttcaatgtCTTCATGATCTCTGTAGAAGTAGAGGTCAGGCATGACCTCCCACGGGTGTTCACAGGAAATGGTGCCACGCATGCGCAGAACTTCCCAAGCCAGCATCCACTACATCAAACCCACTGAGTGAGCTCCCTTGTTGTTGCTTGGGATGGCAATGTCCACATGGCGCAGAGGAAAATCTGTGTGACACAGAGCAAGGTAGGTAGGTTAACATAAGGTGCCTCTGTGAGAGGCTGCTGATCAGCCTTGGGGTCAGTAAACACAAGAAGCCGTGACTCCCGGAAGGCTGCCTGGATCTGGCTAGTGAAGTTTCCAGGAGTGAAGCGGCCAGCGATTGGAGTGGCTCCAGTGGCAGCAGCAAACTTCAGCACGGCCCTCTGGCCAGTATTCCTGGAGGGTATGACACTGACATCAGCGGGGTTTTCAATGGCAACAATGCCACGAGCTGCCAGCAGAAGCTTCTCCCAGGTCCTCTTCAGATTTAGGATGTGGATGCCATCACTTTCCCTTTTACACATGTACTGTTCCATCTGTAAGTCAAGATTGGTGCCACCTAAGTGGGTTCCCACTGCAAGGAAATTAAGGACATCTTGCTCCTTCATTTGCAGGACATCAAGGGCTCCGGATGTTGTGACAGTTTCTCTTTAAGTTACAACAGGAATCCAGATGGACCCCTCTGTGGGTAGcatggaaagcttttttttgcttttttgttttgagacgaagtcttgctctgtcacccaggctggagtaccgtggcacgatcttggctcactgcagcctctgtctcctaggttcaagcaattctcctgcctcagcctcccgagtagctgggattacaggtttgtgccaccagacctggctaatttttttttttttttgagacggagtctctctctgtcgcccaggctggagcacagtggcgcaatctcggctcactgcaagctccgcctcccgggttcacgccattctcctgcctcagcctctccgagtagctgggactacaggcgcccgccaccacgcccggctaattttttgtatttttagtagagacggggtttcaccgtggtctcgatctcctgacctcatgatccgcccgcctcggcctcccaaagtgctgggattacaagcgtgagccaccgcgcccggcctaatttttttttttttagtagagacagggtttcaccacgttggccaggctggtctcaaactcctgacctcaagtgatctgcctgcctcggcctcccaaagtgctaggattacaggcgtgagccactgagcctggcttatttatttttttgagatggagtttcattcttgctgcccaggctggagtgcaatggcgcgatctcagctcactgcaacctccgcctcccgagttcaagcaattctcctgcctcagcctcccaagtagctgggattacaggcatgtgccaccacacctggcttttttttttttttttaagacagagtcttgccctgtcacccaggctggagtgcagtggcacgatctcggctcactgcaaactctgcctcctggattcaaacgattctcctgcctcagcctcccaagtagctgggattccaggcgcccgccaccacgcccagctaatttttgtgttttttagtagagatgtggtttcaccattttggcctggctggtcttgaactcctcacctcgtgatctgcccgcctcagcctcccaaagtgctgggattacaggcatgagccaccgtgcccagcttaattatgtatttttttagtagagacagggtttcaccatgttggccagagtggtttcaaactcccaacttcaggtgatccatccacttcagcctcccaaagtgctggaattataggcatgagccactgcgcccagcgaatttattttttgtagagatgggggtcttgctatg encodes the following:
- the LOC129489699 gene encoding LOW QUALITY PROTEIN: putative diacylglycerol O-acyltransferase 2-like protein DGAT2L7P (The sequence of the model RefSeq protein was modified relative to this genomic sequence to represent the inferred CDS: deleted 1 base in 1 codon; substituted 1 base at 1 genomic stop codon): MLVVLYLLVKTAELDPSWNYLFDFHPHGVLVVGAFANFCTEPTGVSCLFPELPPHLLMLPCWFHLPFFRDYITSGASALPPGLVSFVKAPLPQGWPGGCPGVGGPLEALEAKPGQLSLRIRNQKRFVKATLELGENELFQRFPNPPSSWVWGAQEALHPLLSVALPLFLGRRGRPLPFRAPIRTVVGAAIPAQQSPPPSPAQVDSLQARYVGRLTQLFEEHKARYGVPADRHLVLTXARPTAWPRLSAG